The following are encoded in a window of Nitrospirota bacterium genomic DNA:
- a CDS encoding GIY-YIG nuclease family protein produces the protein MKKKPSRKWLLYILKCRDGTFYTGITCDLERRLEQHGCGRASRYTRSRLPVSLIHAEGCRSKSSALKKEFAMKSLSRMDKEEYIKGKKGRAQRSR, from the coding sequence ATGAAGAAGAAACCTTCCCGTAAATGGCTGCTCTATATATTGAAGTGCAGGGACGGGACGTTCTATACCGGCATAACCTGTGATCTCGAACGGAGGCTGGAACAGCATGGCTGCGGCAGGGCGTCACGGTATACGCGATCACGCCTGCCGGTCTCGCTCATCCACGCGGAAGGCTGCCGGAGCAAATCGAGTGCGCTGAAAAAGGAGTTCGCGATGAAATCGCTTTCGCGGATGGACAAGGAAGAGTATATAAAAGGGAAGAAAGGGCGGGCGCAGCGTTCCCGTTGA
- a CDS encoding SurA N-terminal domain-containing protein — protein sequence MNTRKGIMVVTLLAFLLAGTGCSKGPDSAVIARVNRAKITAADFKRQIEGLDNFQMEQSVASDPKSRKEFLDDLIGIEVVLQEARRQGLDKDPDFKKRQEMLKKEMERRVQDDYRNELFNSLLKKELSDKLNKVAQPTDDEVKDYYNKNADKMRTPDGKKLAFKDVEPQLKRRLLAEKQRDLYLEYAKALRAKATITVDEKALDEAAASLQRPAATGGLEQQKAGPAKEESKQK from the coding sequence ATGAACACGCGTAAAGGCATCATGGTCGTGACCCTGCTTGCATTCCTGCTGGCAGGCACGGGATGCAGCAAAGGGCCGGACAGCGCCGTGATCGCCCGGGTGAACCGGGCGAAGATCACGGCAGCTGACTTCAAACGGCAGATCGAGGGGCTCGATAACTTCCAGATGGAGCAGTCCGTTGCCAGCGATCCGAAGTCCCGGAAGGAGTTCCTGGACGACCTGATCGGCATCGAGGTCGTGCTGCAGGAGGCCAGGCGGCAGGGGCTGGACAAGGACCCCGACTTCAAGAAGCGGCAGGAGATGCTCAAGAAGGAGATGGAGCGCAGGGTCCAGGACGACTACCGGAACGAACTGTTCAACAGCCTTCTCAAGAAGGAGCTTTCGGACAAGCTGAACAAGGTGGCGCAGCCCACGGACGATGAGGTGAAGGACTACTACAACAAGAACGCCGATAAGATGCGGACGCCGGACGGCAAGAAGCTCGCCTTCAAGGACGTGGAGCCGCAGCTGAAGCGCAGGCTGCTCGCCGAGAAGCAGCGCGACCTGTATCTTGAATATGCCAAGGCGCTCAGGGCAAAGGCCACCATAACGGTGGACGAAAAGGCCTTGGACGAAGCGGCTGCCTCCCTGCAGCGCCCCGCGGCGACCGGTGGCCTGGAGCAGCAGAAGGCCGGCCCCGCAAAGGAAGAAAGCAAGCAAAAATAA
- a CDS encoding class I SAM-dependent rRNA methyltransferase, with translation MKTVKLKKKEARRILRGHPWIFSNELDRMKDVPSPGDIVDVLDSSGRFVARGYINPHSLIAVRILTRSREEIDQAFFRGKIAAAHRLRSALGFGDSFRAVFSEGDGIPGLIVDKYADALVVQSLTAGIDRQLDTILAALSDEYRPRTIVLRNDTTTRELEGLPQEKRVVLGTCTGPVTIEESGLKYQVDVLEGQKTGFFFDQRENRQALSRIVTGRRTLDCFCYVGAWSLSAASFGASEVTGIDSSRKAVDLAIGNAELNGLAASFRTADVFEELRERERQREQFGCIILDPPAFVKSRAKVREGLKGYKELNLRGMRLLEPGGILVTCSCSHHVDEDLFREMLIDAAHSAGRQARLLEMRSQARDHPMLLAARETQYLKCAIVIVD, from the coding sequence ATGAAAACTGTCAAACTCAAGAAAAAAGAGGCCCGCCGCATCCTTCGGGGTCATCCCTGGATCTTCAGCAACGAACTCGACCGGATGAAGGATGTCCCTTCGCCCGGCGATATCGTCGATGTCCTGGACAGTTCTGGCAGGTTCGTTGCCCGCGGCTATATCAACCCGCACTCGCTGATCGCGGTGAGGATCCTGACGAGAAGCCGCGAGGAGATAGACCAGGCCTTCTTTCGCGGGAAGATCGCCGCTGCGCACCGGCTCAGGTCTGCTCTGGGCTTCGGGGACTCCTTCCGCGCGGTCTTCAGTGAAGGAGATGGGATTCCTGGCCTGATCGTTGACAAATATGCAGATGCGCTCGTGGTCCAGTCCCTGACCGCGGGCATCGACCGGCAGCTCGACACCATTCTCGCCGCCTTGAGCGATGAATACCGGCCCCGAACCATCGTGCTGCGCAACGACACGACGACCCGCGAACTTGAAGGGTTGCCGCAGGAAAAACGTGTCGTCCTCGGTACCTGTACGGGCCCGGTCACTATCGAGGAATCGGGCCTCAAGTATCAGGTCGACGTGCTCGAAGGGCAGAAAACAGGCTTTTTCTTCGATCAACGCGAGAACCGGCAGGCGCTCAGCCGGATCGTAACAGGCAGACGGACATTGGACTGCTTCTGCTATGTCGGGGCCTGGTCGCTTTCGGCTGCAAGCTTCGGCGCGTCGGAGGTGACGGGAATCGATTCGTCCCGGAAGGCCGTGGATCTCGCCATCGGCAATGCGGAGCTCAATGGTCTGGCAGCTTCGTTCAGGACCGCCGATGTGTTCGAGGAGCTGCGGGAGCGTGAACGGCAGCGTGAACAGTTCGGCTGCATCATCCTGGACCCGCCCGCGTTCGTGAAGAGCAGGGCCAAGGTGCGGGAAGGGCTCAAGGGATACAAGGAACTCAATCTTCGCGGTATGCGGCTGCTCGAACCCGGCGGCATCCTGGTGACCTGCTCCTGTTCCCATCATGTCGACGAGGACCTGTTCAGGGAGATGCTGATCGATGCGGCGCATTCCGCGGGAAGACAGGCGCGCCTCCTGGAGATGCGCTCCCAGGCCCGAGACCATCCGATGCTGCTTGCGGCAAGGGAGACGCAGTACCTCAAATGCGCGATCGTGATCGTTGATTAG
- the mfd gene encoding transcription-repair coupling factor — MKSLRDMVLPVVNDLRAGRNTIDVSELWGASKALFLFGLRQEARRPIIVVTASEDAAETLAEDLRFFTQKLLHPEGGEPVEIRTFPTWGLLPFEADSPDSRTVGERMRFLYGLIAGNPGVYIVPIPSLMQKLPPWELFVDSVRTITMTTAIDADQFIAGLTAAGYESASLVTRVGEFSRRGGIIDFFSPLQEYPIRMELFGDRIESLRRFDPETQRSTGEIAEAVLLPVRELIINEQGIEHLNNTMTTDERGFKMKEFLDQVREGILPPGGEFLAPFFYHMDSLFRYAPGDSLFALMEPDDLKKEMEAFGLKADEGRGEESAEGRTLPAVSDLYLDQKDIEASLLNVPTVTIGLLGTGRGLRMDTKSAAWLGVRLTKPVSVDERGPGGDGTMSSLVEKLKRLRDFNRVAIVCGTEEAAGRLKKLFVEYGLGLAAGTRLEEQQSGPFPVTALVGRLSEGFAWQELGLTVITEEEIFGRKVHRPSTARTKTTPFLSTFKELKPGDFVVHTDYGVGEYQGLTRITVDGFETDFLVLRYEPDAKLYVPLYSLDKVQKYIGADGGAPKLDRLGALQWARTKEKVRKDILEMAQQLVALYAAREAMQRRSFTPPDNLYREFEAAFPYEETPDQQKAIEEVLTDMQRPRPMDRLVCGDVGYGKTEVALRATFKAVEDGMQAAVLVPTTLLADQHFRTFSERLKQFSIRVDLLSRFRTRAEQQETLKGMKSGVVDVVIGTHRLLQKDISFKTLGLLVVDEEHKFGVKHKERIKEFKKLVDVLTLTATPIPRTLHMSLSGIRDLSIIQTPPLDRQAIQVVLARYGKRVIREAIMHELGRGGQVFFVHNRVQGIERMAAFIQGLVPEGRVGVAHGQLHEREIEGVMSQFLSGALNVLVTTTIIESGIDIPTANTIIINRADRFGLADLYQIKGRVGRSREKAYAYLLAPADEALSDVARKRLRAIQELSELGAGFRIAAQDLETRGAGNLLGKQQSGHIAAVGIDLYTQMMEEAMAELRGEEIAHEPDTQINLRASAFIPEEYIYDVSLRLAAYKEVSSAGDETQLRDLTDELRDRYGELPEPAANLIEIMSIKLIAKKAGVARIDGGKDTVSVTFAEGANIPPDRVMALLKKNKGRIRLIPEYTLQVSLADGSLRTASDAVKKCLQELR, encoded by the coding sequence ATGAAAAGCCTGAGAGACATGGTCCTGCCTGTCGTCAACGACCTCCGGGCAGGGCGCAATACCATAGATGTGAGCGAACTCTGGGGGGCCTCAAAGGCCCTCTTTTTATTCGGCCTGAGACAGGAGGCCCGGAGGCCGATCATCGTTGTCACCGCGTCCGAGGACGCGGCGGAAACGCTTGCCGAGGATCTGCGGTTCTTCACGCAGAAGCTGCTCCATCCGGAGGGCGGGGAACCGGTTGAGATCCGAACCTTCCCGACGTGGGGACTGCTTCCCTTCGAAGCAGATTCTCCCGACAGCCGCACCGTGGGGGAGCGCATGCGCTTCCTGTATGGCCTCATCGCCGGGAATCCGGGCGTGTACATCGTCCCGATCCCGTCGCTCATGCAGAAGCTTCCCCCCTGGGAGCTCTTTGTTGATTCGGTCAGGACCATCACAATGACAACGGCCATCGACGCTGACCAGTTCATTGCCGGGCTGACCGCAGCCGGCTATGAATCCGCCTCGCTCGTCACTCGTGTTGGCGAGTTCAGCAGGCGGGGCGGGATCATCGATTTTTTCTCTCCCCTGCAGGAATATCCCATCCGCATGGAGCTCTTCGGCGACCGGATCGAATCGCTGCGACGTTTCGATCCCGAAACACAGCGCTCGACCGGAGAGATTGCGGAGGCCGTGCTGCTGCCGGTCCGGGAGCTGATCATCAACGAGCAGGGGATCGAACATCTGAACAACACAATGACGACGGATGAACGCGGCTTCAAGATGAAGGAGTTTCTTGACCAGGTCCGCGAAGGCATCCTTCCCCCGGGCGGCGAGTTCCTTGCTCCCTTCTTCTATCACATGGACAGCCTATTCCGGTACGCCCCCGGGGACAGTCTCTTCGCCCTCATGGAACCCGATGACCTCAAGAAGGAAATGGAGGCGTTCGGTCTCAAGGCCGACGAGGGGAGAGGGGAGGAGAGCGCAGAGGGAAGAACGCTGCCGGCGGTTTCGGACCTGTATCTTGATCAGAAGGACATCGAGGCTTCGCTCCTGAACGTTCCGACGGTCACCATCGGCCTGCTCGGCACGGGCAGGGGCCTTCGCATGGACACGAAGTCAGCCGCCTGGCTCGGGGTCCGCCTGACAAAACCGGTCAGCGTGGACGAAAGGGGGCCCGGGGGCGATGGAACCATGTCCAGCCTTGTGGAGAAGCTGAAGCGGCTGCGGGACTTCAACCGGGTGGCGATCGTGTGCGGAACCGAAGAGGCGGCGGGCAGGCTCAAGAAACTGTTCGTGGAGTACGGACTCGGGCTCGCGGCCGGTACACGGCTGGAGGAGCAGCAGTCGGGCCCCTTCCCGGTGACGGCGCTGGTCGGCCGGCTGTCGGAGGGGTTTGCGTGGCAGGAGCTCGGCCTCACCGTGATAACCGAGGAAGAGATCTTCGGCAGGAAGGTGCATCGTCCTTCAACCGCCCGAACGAAGACCACGCCCTTTCTCTCCACGTTCAAGGAGCTGAAGCCCGGGGATTTCGTGGTCCACACGGATTACGGTGTGGGCGAGTACCAAGGGCTGACGCGCATCACCGTCGACGGGTTCGAGACGGATTTCCTGGTGCTCCGCTACGAGCCTGACGCGAAGCTCTACGTGCCGCTCTACAGCCTTGACAAGGTGCAGAAGTACATCGGCGCGGACGGCGGCGCCCCGAAACTCGACCGGCTCGGGGCGCTCCAGTGGGCCCGGACCAAGGAGAAGGTCAGGAAGGACATCCTGGAGATGGCGCAGCAGCTCGTCGCCCTGTATGCCGCCCGGGAAGCCATGCAGCGCAGGTCCTTTACGCCGCCGGACAATCTTTACCGCGAGTTCGAAGCCGCGTTCCCCTACGAGGAGACGCCGGATCAGCAGAAGGCCATCGAGGAAGTGCTCACGGACATGCAGCGGCCGAGGCCCATGGACCGGCTCGTGTGCGGGGACGTGGGATACGGAAAGACCGAGGTCGCCCTTCGGGCCACCTTCAAGGCGGTCGAGGACGGGATGCAGGCCGCCGTGCTCGTGCCAACCACGCTGCTCGCCGACCAGCATTTTCGGACGTTCTCGGAGCGGCTGAAGCAGTTCTCGATCCGCGTTGACCTGCTCTCGCGCTTCAGGACCAGAGCCGAACAGCAAGAGACGCTCAAAGGCATGAAGAGCGGCGTCGTGGACGTCGTGATCGGCACGCACCGGCTCCTCCAGAAGGACATCTCCTTCAAGACCCTCGGCCTCCTGGTGGTGGACGAGGAGCACAAGTTCGGCGTGAAGCACAAGGAGCGCATCAAGGAGTTCAAGAAGCTCGTGGACGTACTGACGCTCACGGCAACGCCGATCCCTCGTACCCTCCACATGTCGCTCTCGGGAATTCGAGACCTCTCGATCATCCAGACGCCCCCGCTGGACCGCCAGGCGATCCAGGTCGTGCTCGCGCGCTACGGGAAGCGCGTGATCCGCGAGGCGATCATGCACGAGCTCGGGCGCGGGGGGCAGGTCTTTTTCGTGCACAACCGGGTCCAGGGCATCGAGCGCATGGCAGCCTTTATTCAGGGCCTCGTGCCGGAGGGCAGGGTCGGCGTCGCCCACGGGCAGCTGCACGAACGGGAGATCGAGGGCGTCATGTCCCAATTCCTTTCCGGGGCGTTGAACGTGCTCGTGACGACGACGATCATCGAGTCCGGCATCGACATCCCTACGGCGAACACGATCATCATCAACCGGGCTGACCGGTTCGGCCTGGCCGACCTGTACCAGATCAAGGGGCGCGTCGGAAGGAGCCGAGAGAAGGCCTATGCTTACCTGCTCGCACCCGCTGATGAGGCGCTCTCCGACGTGGCGCGCAAGCGGCTCCGGGCGATCCAGGAGCTGTCCGAACTCGGTGCAGGGTTCCGCATCGCGGCCCAGGACCTTGAGACCCGCGGTGCCGGCAACCTGCTCGGCAAACAGCAGTCGGGACACATTGCCGCCGTGGGAATCGACCTCTACACCCAGATGATGGAAGAGGCCATGGCCGAGCTGCGCGGCGAGGAGATCGCGCACGAGCCGGATACTCAGATCAACCTGCGGGCTTCCGCCTTCATTCCCGAAGAGTATATCTATGATGTTAGCCTGCGGCTCGCGGCGTACAAGGAGGTCTCCAGCGCCGGCGATGAGACGCAGCTCCGGGATTTGACCGACGAGCTCCGGGACCGCTACGGCGAGCTGCCCGAGCCGGCGGCGAACCTGATCGAGATCATGAGCATCAAGCTCATCGCGAAGAAGGCCGGGGTGGCCCGGATCGACGGGGGGAAGGACACGGTCAGCGTCACCTTTGCCGAGGGCGCGAACATCCCGCCGGACCGGGTCATGGCCCTGCTCAAGAAGAACAAGGGGAGGATCAGGCTGATCCCGGAATACACGCTGCAGGTCTCCCTGGCCGACGGGTCGCTCCGGACCGCGTCAGATGCGGTGAAAAAATGCTTGCAGGAACTACGGTAG
- a CDS encoding peptidylprolyl isomerase, with translation MKRSRFILYTAPAFLLGLLFFSCTKKQEPRPAAPAPAVSAEVRIVATVNGDPITLAEFLERFSRAGYKPEHDVEFQVKQDFLNRLIERKMMLREAQRKRIKISLPEITRRIESLRTDSNKDIRETLAALGIDFEKWKSDVWEDMMIERLLARDVNKRVAVSGAEVRRYYQANPYEFERPEQVRVRQIVVATEAEAQGVLDQLQGGADFAAVARQRSTAPEAEKGGDLGYFAMGDMPGEFNVVFGLQKGAHSGIVKSPYGYHIFKLEDRRKAGRIGLDEAYRDIAERLRKDKEDHRYKAWITELRSRTKFEVNYQALAGETPEPSGK, from the coding sequence ATGAAGAGATCCCGATTCATACTCTATACGGCCCCGGCGTTCCTGCTGGGGCTTCTGTTTTTTTCGTGCACGAAAAAACAGGAGCCCCGCCCCGCGGCTCCTGCCCCCGCGGTCTCGGCAGAAGTGAGGATCGTGGCGACCGTGAACGGGGACCCGATCACGCTTGCCGAGTTCCTTGAGCGCTTTTCACGGGCGGGGTACAAGCCCGAGCACGATGTGGAGTTTCAGGTCAAGCAGGACTTTCTGAACCGCCTGATCGAGCGGAAGATGATGCTGCGCGAGGCGCAGCGGAAGCGGATCAAGATCAGCCTGCCGGAGATCACCAGGCGTATCGAGTCGCTGCGCACGGATAGCAACAAGGACATCAGGGAGACGCTCGCGGCCTTGGGCATCGATTTCGAGAAGTGGAAGTCCGATGTCTGGGAGGACATGATGATCGAGCGGCTGTTGGCCCGCGACGTGAACAAGCGCGTGGCAGTGTCCGGCGCTGAGGTGCGGCGCTACTACCAGGCGAATCCCTACGAGTTCGAGCGGCCGGAACAGGTGCGTGTTCGCCAGATCGTGGTGGCGACCGAGGCTGAGGCGCAAGGTGTGCTCGACCAGCTCCAGGGTGGGGCGGACTTCGCCGCGGTGGCGAGGCAAAGGTCCACGGCACCCGAGGCCGAAAAAGGCGGCGACCTCGGCTACTTTGCCATGGGGGACATGCCCGGCGAGTTCAACGTGGTCTTCGGCCTGCAGAAGGGGGCGCACAGCGGGATCGTAAAGAGCCCTTACGGATATCACATATTCAAGCTCGAGGACCGGCGCAAGGCGGGCCGGATCGGCCTGGACGAGGCATACCGGGATATCGCTGAACGGTTGCGCAAGGATAAAGAAGACCACCGCTACAAGGCGTGGATCACGGAGCTCCGGTCACGGACGAAATTCGAGGTCAATTACCAGGCGCTGGCCGGGGAAACTCCGGAACCGTCGGGGAAGTGA
- a CDS encoding CapA family protein, with protein MKTIVILLSLFLAPACSASAAEQQLLPVEEITIAAVGDLMLGGRAEPFLEQFGPDYPYRNVLPALRRADLIAGNLESPISARGTAVENKKFTLRAGPLAARSLASAGIRVVSLANNHSMDFGPLALQDTMAALNESNILFTGAGMDLNDARAPAIVKIKGRTLAFLSYSLTFPLEFFASAGRPGTAPGYADFVKADIEKVRPSADIVVVSFHWGAELMTAAKDYQIELGRQAIDWGADLVLGHHPHVLQDIELYKGRLIVYSLGNFVFGSESDRTNWSMILLLTFRGNTLSRVEAVPIDVNNYRVKYQPRILRGKLARDVLAGINAVSARFTTSLDIVDDRGILNVSGPVSVQKNDTPRASATAPDPTRPVDRQSAIASGTVTSPTVPEFPRPAPGN; from the coding sequence ATGAAAACGATCGTTATTCTGCTCTCCCTTTTCCTCGCCCCGGCATGTTCGGCGTCGGCCGCAGAACAGCAGCTGCTGCCCGTGGAGGAAATCACGATTGCCGCCGTCGGCGACCTGATGCTCGGCGGCAGGGCCGAACCGTTTCTGGAACAGTTCGGACCCGACTATCCCTATCGCAATGTGCTGCCTGCTTTGAGGCGGGCCGACCTGATTGCCGGCAATCTTGAATCGCCCATCTCGGCCCGGGGCACGGCCGTGGAAAACAAGAAGTTCACCCTTCGCGCCGGGCCCCTTGCCGCTCGCTCCCTCGCCAGCGCCGGTATCCGCGTCGTATCGCTCGCCAACAACCACTCAATGGACTTCGGACCGCTTGCCCTCCAGGACACGATGGCCGCATTGAACGAGAGCAATATCCTCTTCACGGGAGCCGGCATGGATCTGAACGATGCGCGGGCGCCGGCTATCGTTAAAATCAAAGGGAGGACGCTCGCCTTCCTCTCCTACTCCCTCACGTTCCCCCTCGAATTCTTCGCTTCCGCCGGCAGGCCGGGTACGGCCCCGGGCTATGCCGATTTCGTCAAAGCGGATATCGAGAAAGTGCGCCCCTCGGCAGACATCGTCGTCGTGTCTTTTCACTGGGGGGCCGAGCTGATGACCGCAGCAAAGGATTACCAGATCGAGCTTGGCCGCCAGGCGATCGACTGGGGGGCCGATCTCGTACTCGGCCATCATCCGCACGTGTTGCAGGACATCGAACTTTACAAGGGGCGCCTGATCGTCTACAGCCTCGGCAACTTCGTGTTCGGCTCGGAGAGCGACCGCACAAACTGGAGTATGATACTCCTTTTGACCTTCCGAGGCAACACCCTGTCCCGCGTCGAGGCCGTGCCCATCGACGTGAACAACTACCGGGTGAAATACCAGCCCCGCATCCTGCGGGGAAAACTGGCCCGGGACGTCCTGGCAGGGATCAATGCCGTTTCAGCACGGTTCACGACCTCGCTGGACATCGTTGACGACCGCGGAATCCTGAACGTGTCCGGACCGGTGTCAGTGCAAAAGAACGACACGCCCCGCGCATCTGCCACCGCACCTGATCCGACACGGCCCGTGGATAGGCAGTCCGCTATTGCCTCCGGCACGGTCACTTCCCCGACGGTTCCGGAGTTTCCCCGGCCAGCGCCTGGTAATTGA
- a CDS encoding peptidylprolyl isomerase has product MKKNLLACAAMLSILFFSAMPLGASASVVVDRVVAVVNGEIITMSDLQREEALKKTEGKQSERLLLEDMIDRKLQMAAARKAGMDVTDKELADAVADIMKRNSMDAKQFDAALAKEGITLEQYRNELREQMTLSRMFNKFVRSGLAVDEAEVRAYYDRNVSQYSLPEEIRVRQIFFRLADDATSAEVAAVRERAEAALARAKKGEDFPRLARELSESESAAIGGDLGFLQRDQAIPEIAEATRGLKPGEIRGPIRCAGGLHIIRLEEVRTAITPYEKVKDEITKMLYDQRLENTYRSWLQTLRSDSTIENRL; this is encoded by the coding sequence ATGAAAAAAAACCTCCTGGCATGCGCTGCCATGCTGTCCATACTCTTCTTCTCCGCGATGCCCTTGGGGGCCAGCGCATCCGTGGTCGTGGACCGCGTCGTTGCCGTCGTGAACGGCGAGATCATTACCATGAGCGATCTGCAGCGGGAGGAAGCGCTGAAGAAAACCGAGGGAAAGCAGAGCGAGCGCCTGCTGCTGGAGGACATGATCGACCGAAAGCTCCAGATGGCTGCCGCCAGGAAGGCAGGCATGGACGTCACGGACAAGGAGCTTGCCGACGCCGTGGCGGACATCATGAAGCGGAACTCGATGGACGCGAAGCAGTTCGATGCCGCGCTGGCGAAGGAGGGGATCACCCTGGAGCAGTACCGGAACGAGCTCCGGGAGCAAATGACCCTTTCCCGCATGTTCAACAAGTTCGTGCGGTCCGGCCTTGCCGTGGACGAGGCCGAGGTGCGCGCCTACTACGACCGCAATGTCAGTCAGTACTCCCTCCCGGAGGAAATACGTGTGCGTCAGATATTCTTCCGGCTGGCCGATGACGCCACTTCCGCCGAGGTTGCCGCAGTCCGCGAGAGGGCGGAAGCGGCGCTGGCGCGTGCTAAGAAGGGTGAGGATTTCCCCCGCCTGGCCAGGGAGCTTTCGGAAAGCGAGAGCGCCGCAATCGGCGGAGACCTTGGCTTTCTGCAGCGAGACCAGGCCATCCCCGAGATCGCGGAGGCCACGCGAGGGCTGAAGCCGGGCGAGATCCGCGGGCCCATCCGGTGCGCAGGCGGCCTGCATATCATCCGTCTCGAAGAGGTGCGCACGGCGATCACGCCCTACGAGAAGGTCAAGGACGAGATCACCAAGATGCTCTACGACCAGCGGCTGGAGAACACCTACCGAAGCTGGCTCCAGACCCTGCGGAGCGATTCGACCATCGAGAACCGCCTCTAA
- a CDS encoding uroporphyrinogen decarboxylase family protein, whose protein sequence is MNKREFIKRVIAGGRSDRIPKSLFGSGRWAYYQTGLKIESLDKDSRSFAESLARLYNNLDTDIIFAGSGLNTFPAEAIGGELSFKRGQTPLLAAPLIQTTEDARFLRNLDITHSPHSLALVEMIDHLRKLLPDRYLAATSWGPFTWAMILCDWNLLQDKTTSDKEFVSEVCGLGAQLSVAFFDRLVEQDVIDAIAISDGAATLIPLDLYQDVVLPAERALLERYRDRGIARFLHQCGKIEPQVALYPESAADCITLDAGVDLGQVYKLYQGRAVLAGNIDVIKTVFGGKPSEICQAVTECTSAIPDPFRNFILMPSCDLPPDTPLENVVAFLACADEAVKA, encoded by the coding sequence ATGAATAAACGGGAATTCATAAAGCGGGTTATTGCCGGCGGCCGCTCCGACCGTATACCTAAGTCCTTATTCGGGTCCGGCCGTTGGGCGTACTACCAGACAGGCCTCAAGATCGAGAGCCTGGACAAAGATTCCCGCTCCTTTGCAGAGTCGCTCGCCCGGTTATATAACAATCTCGATACGGATATCATCTTCGCGGGCTCCGGCCTGAACACCTTTCCCGCAGAGGCGATCGGCGGCGAGCTGTCTTTCAAGAGAGGGCAGACACCGCTGCTTGCGGCTCCCCTTATCCAAACGACTGAAGATGCACGCTTTCTCCGGAACCTTGACATTACTCACTCACCTCACTCACTTGCTCTGGTAGAGATGATCGATCATCTGCGGAAACTGCTTCCTGACCGATATCTTGCTGCCACATCCTGGGGACCCTTCACCTGGGCCATGATCCTGTGCGACTGGAATCTGCTCCAGGACAAAACCACGTCGGACAAGGAGTTCGTGAGCGAGGTCTGCGGACTCGGCGCGCAGCTTTCCGTCGCGTTCTTCGACAGGCTCGTGGAACAGGACGTCATCGACGCGATCGCTATTTCCGACGGTGCGGCAACCTTGATCCCGCTGGACCTGTATCAAGACGTGGTCCTGCCTGCAGAAAGGGCGTTACTGGAGCGGTACAGGGACAGGGGCATTGCCCGCTTCTTGCATCAATGCGGAAAAATAGAGCCTCAGGTCGCTCTGTATCCGGAGAGCGCGGCTGATTGCATCACCCTTGATGCGGGAGTGGATCTCGGGCAGGTGTATAAGCTCTATCAGGGGCGGGCCGTCCTGGCCGGCAATATTGACGTGATCAAAACCGTGTTCGGCGGGAAGCCTTCAGAGATCTGCCAGGCGGTGACGGAATGCACTTCAGCAATTCCCGATCCCTTTCGAAATTTCATTCTTATGCCTTCCTGCGACCTGCCACCCGATACGCCGCTGGAGAACGTAGTGGCGTTCCTCGCTTGCGCAGACGAGGCGGTCAAGGCATGA
- a CDS encoding SprT-like domain-containing protein, with translation MMERGQLDLLFGHTESSLKADLEERLGKSVSLVLTGNRTTMLSVRRLEGMLRVRLHRMFLNAGSSVIEEIASFLKNKRGAMPHFRNYVKQNREQLCTKPPEKIGERTAGRYFDLRSLYDEINQEYFGGTIRAGITWGSKSPRSAARKRTLGSYSERSNTIRINPVLDKKTVPRYYLSFVVYHEMLHAAMGTSKKGERRSVHPREFRKQEQLFKDYARASSWERGSA, from the coding sequence ATGATGGAACGGGGACAGCTGGACCTTCTCTTCGGACACACCGAAAGCTCTCTCAAGGCGGATCTGGAAGAACGCCTGGGAAAGAGCGTCTCGCTGGTCCTGACCGGGAACAGGACGACCATGTTGTCCGTAAGAAGGCTTGAGGGAATGCTGCGGGTCCGGCTTCACCGGATGTTTCTGAACGCGGGCTCCTCGGTGATCGAGGAGATCGCCTCCTTCCTCAAGAACAAGAGAGGCGCGATGCCTCACTTCCGGAATTACGTCAAACAGAATAGAGAACAGCTCTGCACAAAGCCGCCTGAGAAGATCGGAGAGAGGACAGCGGGGAGATATTTCGACCTGCGATCCCTGTACGATGAGATCAACCAGGAGTATTTTGGGGGAACGATCAGAGCCGGGATCACCTGGGGATCGAAAAGTCCGCGTTCTGCCGCCAGAAAAAGAACTCTCGGGAGCTACAGTGAGCGATCAAATACGATCCGGATCAATCCCGTGCTCGACAAGAAGACGGTTCCCCGCTATTATCTCTCCTTCGTCGTGTACCATGAAATGCTGCATGCCGCCATGGGGACATCCAAAAAGGGAGAAAGACGAAGCGTCCATCCGAGAGAGTTTAGAAAACAGGAACAGCTATTCAAGGATTATGCACGTGCAAGCTCCTGGGAGCGGGGAAGCGCGTGA